One genomic window of Pseudomonas sp. LFM046 includes the following:
- a CDS encoding FMN-dependent NADH-azoreductase — protein MSRVLVIESSARQQGSVSRQLTQDFIAQWKAAHPADEVTVRDLAVDQVPHLDADLLGGWMKPADQQSEIEKAALQRSNLLTEELLAADVLVMAAPMYNFAIPSTLKSWLDHVLRAGVTFKYTDTGPKGMLTGKRAFVLTARGGIYSGSPLDHQEPYLRQAMSFIGIHDVTFIHAEGLNMGNEFQEKGLASAKAQLAKVA, from the coding sequence ATGTCCCGCGTACTCGTCATCGAAAGCAGCGCCCGCCAGCAAGGTTCCGTTTCCCGCCAGCTGACCCAGGACTTCATCGCCCAGTGGAAAGCCGCTCACCCGGCCGATGAAGTCACCGTCCGCGATCTGGCTGTCGACCAGGTGCCGCACCTTGATGCCGACCTGCTGGGTGGCTGGATGAAGCCCGCCGACCAGCAGAGCGAAATCGAGAAGGCCGCCCTGCAACGTTCCAACCTGCTGACCGAAGAACTGCTGGCCGCCGACGTACTGGTCATGGCCGCCCCCATGTACAACTTCGCCATCCCGAGCACCCTGAAGTCCTGGCTGGATCACGTGTTGCGCGCCGGCGTGACCTTCAAGTACACCGATACCGGCCCGAAGGGCATGCTGACCGGCAAGCGTGCCTTTGTCCTGACCGCCCGTGGCGGCATCTACTCCGGTAGCCCGCTGGACCATCAGGAGCCCTACCTGCGTCAGGCCATGAGCTTCATCGGTATCCATGACGTGACCTTCATCCACGCCGAAGGCCTGAACATGGGCAACGAGTTCCAGGAAAAAGGCCTGGCTTCCGCCAAGGCGCAACTGGCCAAGGTTGCCTGA
- a CDS encoding DUF2790 domain-containing protein has protein sequence MKIASAVSAVLASLAPSVFAQDFQREPGAGIPAVDYHYGMELDVQRVLYRTDASQRTGVVPVTLVYEDSKGELHKVRFLEWGNHTSNS, from the coding sequence ATGAAGATCGCATCCGCCGTCAGCGCCGTGCTTGCCAGCCTCGCCCCCAGCGTGTTCGCCCAGGACTTCCAGCGGGAGCCGGGCGCGGGCATCCCCGCCGTCGACTACCACTACGGCATGGAACTGGACGTACAGCGCGTCCTGTACCGCACCGACGCCTCCCAGCGCACCGGCGTGGTGCCGGTCACCCTGGTCTATGAGGACAGCAAGGGCGAGCTGCACAAGGTCCGTTTCCTCGAGTGGGGCAACCACACCAGCAACAGCTGA
- a CDS encoding DUF2790 domain-containing protein: protein MKMASVVSALLSSLAPSVFAQDGIQNQNHGAALQPVDYHYGMEVDIQKVLHRTDTSQKTGVVPVTLVYEDSEGEVHKLRFLEWGGTTADGTLVSQIDASPDSGTDVTPEPTQIG from the coding sequence ATGAAAATGGCCTCGGTTGTAAGCGCCCTGCTCTCTAGCCTCGCGCCCAGCGTATTCGCCCAGGATGGCATTCAGAACCAGAACCACGGTGCCGCCCTGCAGCCCGTGGACTACCACTACGGAATGGAAGTCGACATCCAGAAGGTGCTGCACCGCACCGACACCTCCCAGAAGACAGGCGTAGTGCCGGTCACTCTGGTCTACGAAGACAGCGAGGGCGAAGTGCACAAGCTCCGCTTCCTCGAATGGGGCGGCACCACCGCTGACGGCACCCTCGTCAGCCAGATCGATGCCTCCCCCGACAGCGGGACGGACGTCACGCCTGAACCCACCCAAATCGGCTGA
- a CDS encoding peptidylprolyl isomerase — protein sequence MLKKLVLGACALLVSLNLMAADKPHVLLTTSAGEIEVELDADKAPVSVKNFLDYVDAGFYNGTVFHRVIPGFMIQGGGFDTAFSEKETRQPIKNEADNGLHNVRGTLAMARTQAVDSATSQFFINHKDNAFLDHGSRDFGYAVFGTVVRGMDVVDQIANVPTGNHGMFQNVPLKPVVILSAKRL from the coding sequence ATGCTGAAGAAACTCGTACTGGGCGCCTGTGCCCTGCTCGTCTCCCTCAACCTGATGGCCGCCGACAAGCCCCATGTGCTGCTGACCACCAGCGCCGGGGAAATCGAGGTGGAGCTGGACGCCGACAAGGCCCCGGTGAGCGTGAAGAACTTCCTCGACTACGTGGATGCCGGCTTCTACAACGGCACGGTGTTCCACCGCGTGATCCCCGGTTTCATGATCCAGGGCGGTGGCTTCGATACCGCCTTCAGCGAGAAGGAAACCCGCCAGCCGATCAAGAACGAGGCGGACAATGGTCTGCACAACGTGCGCGGCACCCTGGCCATGGCTCGCACCCAGGCGGTTGACTCGGCCACCAGCCAGTTCTTCATCAACCACAAGGACAACGCCTTCCTCGATCACGGCAGCCGCGACTTCGGCTACGCGGTGTTCGGCACGGTGGTGCGCGGCATGGACGTAGTCGACCAGATCGCCAACGTCCCCACCGGCAATCACGGCATGTTCCAGAACGTTCCGCTGAAGCCAGTGGTGATACTCTCTGCCAAGCGGCTCTGA
- a CDS encoding ABC transporter ATP-binding protein, giving the protein MLFQRFERLIDVFRQAPDEMPPRSVLRFYAYYLRQVWPFFSALLLVGLIVALIEVALFSFLGRIVDLAQATPSTELFQRHGAELFWMTLVALVLRPLFNTLHDLLVHQTITPSLTNLIRWQNHRYVLKQSLGFFQNDFAGRIAQRIMQTGNSLRDSAVQAVDALWHVLIYAVSSLVLFAEADWRLMLPLVAWISCYIAAIMYFVPRVKQRSVESSAARAKLMGRIVDGYTNITTLKLFAHTREEEDYAREAIDEQTRRSQLAARVVTTMDATITTLGGLLIVSTGGLALWLWTQGLISVGAIALATGLVIRIINMSGWIMWAVTGIFDNIGQVQDGMQTIAVPRQVTDHHEARPLQVQRGEVRFERISFHYGKGSGVIEGLDLRVRPGEKIGLVGPSGAGKSTLVNLLLRLYDLEGGRILIDGQDIAQVTQESLRARIGMVTQDTSLLHRSIRDNLRYGRPGAGDAELLDAVRKARADEFISLLSDANGRRGFDAHVGERGVKLSGGQRQRIAIARVLLKNAPILILDEATSALDSEVEAAIQESLETLMHGKTVIAIAHRLSTIARMDRLVVMDKGRVVETGTHAQLLEHGGLYARLWQHQTGGFVGVE; this is encoded by the coding sequence ATGCTTTTCCAACGCTTCGAGCGCCTGATCGACGTGTTCCGTCAGGCGCCAGACGAAATGCCCCCGCGCAGCGTCCTGCGCTTCTACGCCTACTACCTGCGCCAGGTCTGGCCATTCTTCAGCGCCCTCCTGCTGGTGGGACTGATCGTGGCCCTGATCGAGGTCGCGTTGTTCAGTTTCCTCGGCCGCATCGTCGACCTGGCCCAGGCCACGCCCAGCACTGAGCTGTTCCAGAGACATGGCGCCGAGCTGTTCTGGATGACGCTGGTGGCCCTGGTCCTGCGGCCACTGTTCAACACCTTGCACGACCTGCTGGTGCACCAGACCATCACCCCCAGCCTGACCAACCTGATCCGCTGGCAGAACCATCGTTACGTGCTCAAACAGAGCCTCGGGTTCTTCCAGAACGACTTCGCCGGACGCATCGCCCAGCGCATCATGCAGACCGGCAACTCCCTGCGCGACTCAGCGGTGCAGGCGGTGGACGCGCTCTGGCACGTGCTGATCTACGCCGTCAGTTCACTGGTGCTGTTCGCCGAAGCCGACTGGCGCCTGATGCTGCCGCTGGTGGCGTGGATCAGCTGCTACATCGCGGCGATCATGTATTTCGTACCCCGGGTCAAGCAGCGCTCCGTGGAGTCTTCCGCAGCCCGCGCGAAGCTGATGGGGCGCATCGTCGACGGCTACACCAATATCACCACCCTCAAACTCTTTGCCCACACCCGCGAGGAAGAGGACTACGCCCGCGAGGCCATCGACGAGCAGACCCGGCGCAGCCAACTCGCCGCGCGCGTCGTGACCACCATGGACGCCACCATCACGACCTTGGGCGGTTTGCTGATCGTCAGCACCGGTGGGCTGGCCCTCTGGCTGTGGACCCAGGGGCTGATCAGCGTCGGCGCCATCGCCCTGGCCACCGGCCTGGTGATCCGCATCATCAACATGTCCGGCTGGATCATGTGGGCGGTCACCGGCATCTTCGACAACATCGGCCAGGTCCAGGACGGCATGCAGACCATTGCCGTGCCGCGGCAGGTGACCGATCACCACGAAGCCCGGCCCCTGCAGGTCCAACGGGGCGAGGTACGCTTCGAACGGATCAGCTTCCACTATGGCAAGGGCAGCGGCGTGATCGAAGGCCTCGACCTGCGCGTACGGCCTGGCGAGAAGATCGGCCTGGTAGGCCCTTCCGGCGCCGGCAAGTCCACCCTGGTCAACCTGCTGCTGAGGCTCTACGACCTGGAGGGCGGCCGCATCCTCATCGACGGCCAGGACATCGCCCAGGTGACCCAGGAAAGCCTGCGGGCACGGATCGGCATGGTCACCCAGGACACCTCGCTGCTGCACCGTTCCATCCGCGACAACCTTCGATACGGCCGCCCCGGCGCGGGCGACGCCGAACTTCTGGACGCAGTACGCAAGGCTCGCGCCGATGAGTTCATCTCCCTGCTCTCGGATGCCAACGGACGGCGCGGCTTCGATGCCCACGTCGGCGAACGGGGGGTCAAGCTTTCCGGCGGCCAGCGCCAGCGCATCGCCATCGCCCGCGTGTTGCTCAAGAACGCCCCCATCCTGATCCTCGACGAAGCCACCTCGGCCCTGGACTCGGAAGTGGAAGCGGCCATTCAGGAGAGCCTGGAAACCCTGATGCACGGAAAGACGGTGATCGCCATCGCCCACCGCCTGTCCACCATCGCCCGCATGGATCGCCTCGTGGTGATGGATAAAGGTCGAGTGGTGGAAACCGGCACTCACGCGCAGTTGCTGGAGCACGGCGGCCTTTACGCACGGCTTTGGCAGCACCAGACCGGCGGTTTCGTCGGCGTGGAATGA
- a CDS encoding alpha-ketoglutarate-dependent dioxygenase AlkB, translating into MDLFDDIPLQLPDAELRYEPHFLTPGEASDWLERLVAETPWERPEVYLHGRHYPVPRLVAWYGDPEASYTYSGLTHQPLPWTPLLAEIRSRVQDAVGQPLNGVLLNYYRDGQDSMGWHSDDEPELGRNPTVASLNLGETRRFDLRRKGSNRIECSLDLGHGALLVMSGPTQHHWQHQVAKTRIPCAPRLNLTFRWIRR; encoded by the coding sequence GTGGACCTGTTCGACGATATCCCCCTCCAACTGCCCGATGCTGAACTGCGCTACGAGCCGCATTTTCTTACTCCGGGGGAGGCCAGCGACTGGCTGGAACGGCTGGTGGCCGAGACGCCCTGGGAGCGGCCTGAGGTCTATCTCCATGGGCGCCATTATCCGGTGCCGCGCCTGGTGGCCTGGTACGGCGATCCCGAGGCCAGCTACACCTATTCCGGACTGACCCACCAACCCCTGCCCTGGACGCCGTTGCTGGCGGAAATCCGCTCGCGGGTGCAGGACGCAGTGGGGCAACCGCTCAACGGCGTGCTGCTCAATTACTACCGCGATGGGCAGGACTCCATGGGCTGGCACAGTGACGACGAACCTGAACTGGGGCGGAATCCAACGGTAGCCTCCCTCAATCTGGGCGAGACCCGCCGCTTCGACCTGCGCCGCAAGGGCAGCAACCGCATCGAGTGCTCCCTGGACCTGGGCCACGGCGCGCTACTGGTCATGAGCGGGCCGACACAGCATCATTGGCAGCACCAGGTGGCGAAGACCCGCATCCCTTGCGCCCCCCGTCTCAATCTCACCTTCCGCTGGATCCGCAGATGA
- the ccoM gene encoding cytochrome c oxidase subunit CcoM gives MFIDTVVLAGIGTVGLMFAFFAGVGYFIWKDSHKRKPR, from the coding sequence ATGTTCATCGATACAGTGGTTCTCGCTGGTATAGGCACCGTCGGTCTCATGTTCGCGTTCTTCGCTGGCGTTGGTTACTTCATCTGGAAGGACTCGCACAAACGCAAGCCGCGTTGA
- the rapA gene encoding RNA polymerase-associated protein RapA, protein MAQQYQPGQRWISDSEAELGLGTILTSDGRLLTVLYPATGDTRQYALRNAPLTRVRFAPGDEITHFDGWKLNVQEVEDVDGLLVYHGITAQNERRILPETQLNNFIQFRLANDRLFAGQIDPHKWFALRYHTLEHRSRLLQSSLWGLSGARAQPIAHQLHIAREVADRVAPRVLLADEVGLGKTIEAGLVIHRQLISGRASRVLILVPENLQHQWLVEMRRRFNLQVTLFDAERFAESDATNPFEDSQLALVSLEWLKSSERAQDAAFAAGWDLLVVDEAHHLVWHPDQASPEYRLVEQLAEVIPGVLLLTATPEQLGQESHFARLRLLDPSRFHDLEAFRAESANYRPVAEAVQELLDQGRLSAKAEATIKGFLGEEGESLLQALAGGDEEASPRLVRELLDRHGTGRVLFRNTRAAVQGFPERKLHPYSLPNPVEYMELPIGDHPDLYPEVSFQAHQEGGDESERWWRFDPRVEWLIDTLKMLKKFKVLVICAHAETALDLEDALRVRSGIPATVFHEGMSILERDRAAAYFADEEFGAQVLICSEIGSEGRNFQFAHHLVLFDLPAHPDLLEQRIGRLDRIGQKHTIQLHVPYLETSPQERLFQWYHQALNAFLATCPTGNAIQQQFGPRLLPMLEGGDDNAWDALVEEAEGERKRLEGEMHNGRDRLLELNSGGAGEGERLVEDIFELDDQFALPIYMESLFEAFGIDSEDHSENALVLKPGEKMLDAGFPLGDDEGVTVTYDRNQALSREDMQFLTWEHPMVQGGMDLVLSGSMGNTAVALIKNKALKPGTVLLELLYVSEVVAPRALQLSRFLPPRALRCLLDANGNDLASKVGFDTLNDQLESVPRGSANKFVQAQRDVLAAQINAAEAKIAPRHAERVAEAQRRLKAELDEELARLTALQAVNPSVRDSELEAVRHQRDEGLQLLDKAALRLESIRVLVAG, encoded by the coding sequence ATGGCGCAGCAGTATCAACCGGGGCAACGCTGGATCAGTGACAGCGAAGCGGAGTTGGGGCTCGGAACCATCCTGACGTCCGATGGCCGCCTGCTCACCGTCCTCTACCCGGCCACTGGCGACACCCGCCAGTACGCGCTGCGCAACGCTCCCCTGACCCGGGTTCGCTTCGCCCCCGGCGACGAGATCACCCACTTCGACGGCTGGAAGCTGAACGTCCAGGAAGTGGAGGATGTCGATGGCCTGCTGGTCTACCACGGCATCACCGCCCAGAACGAGCGCCGTATCCTGCCGGAAACCCAGCTGAACAACTTCATCCAGTTCCGCCTGGCCAACGATCGCCTGTTCGCCGGCCAGATCGACCCGCACAAGTGGTTCGCCCTGCGCTACCACACCCTGGAACACCGCTCGCGCCTGCTGCAATCCTCCCTCTGGGGCCTGTCCGGCGCCCGCGCCCAGCCCATCGCCCACCAGTTGCACATCGCCCGTGAAGTGGCCGACCGCGTTGCGCCGCGCGTTCTGCTGGCCGATGAAGTGGGCCTGGGCAAGACCATCGAAGCCGGCCTGGTCATCCACCGCCAACTAATTTCCGGCCGCGCCAGCCGCGTGCTGATCCTGGTTCCGGAGAACCTCCAGCACCAGTGGCTAGTGGAGATGCGCCGCCGCTTCAACCTGCAGGTGACCCTGTTCGACGCCGAGCGCTTCGCCGAAAGCGATGCCACCAACCCCTTCGAAGACAGCCAACTGGCCCTGGTCTCCCTGGAGTGGCTGAAGAGCAGCGAGCGCGCCCAGGACGCCGCCTTCGCCGCCGGCTGGGACCTGCTGGTGGTGGACGAAGCCCACCACCTGGTCTGGCACCCGGACCAGGCCAGCCCCGAATACCGCCTGGTGGAGCAACTGGCCGAGGTCATCCCCGGCGTGCTGCTGCTGACTGCCACGCCGGAACAGCTCGGCCAGGAAAGCCACTTCGCCCGCCTGCGCCTGCTGGACCCGAGCCGCTTCCACGACCTGGAAGCCTTCCGTGCCGAAAGCGCCAACTACCGCCCCGTGGCCGAAGCCGTGCAGGAACTGCTGGACCAGGGCCGCCTGAGCGCCAAGGCCGAAGCCACCATCAAGGGCTTCCTCGGCGAGGAAGGCGAAAGCCTGCTCCAGGCCCTGGCCGGCGGCGACGAAGAAGCCTCGCCGCGCCTGGTGCGCGAGCTGCTGGACCGCCACGGCACCGGCCGCGTGCTGTTCCGCAACACCCGCGCCGCCGTGCAGGGCTTCCCCGAGCGCAAGCTGCACCCGTACTCGCTGCCCAATCCGGTCGAGTACATGGAGCTGCCCATCGGCGATCACCCGGACCTCTACCCGGAAGTCAGCTTCCAGGCCCACCAGGAAGGTGGCGACGAGTCCGAGCGCTGGTGGCGCTTCGACCCGCGCGTCGAGTGGCTGATCGACACCCTGAAGATGCTGAAGAAGTTCAAGGTGCTGGTGATCTGCGCCCATGCGGAAACCGCCCTCGACCTGGAAGACGCCCTGCGCGTGCGCTCCGGCATCCCCGCTACCGTCTTCCACGAAGGCATGAGCATCCTCGAGCGTGACCGCGCCGCCGCCTATTTCGCGGATGAGGAATTCGGCGCGCAGGTGCTGATCTGCTCGGAAATCGGCTCCGAAGGCCGCAACTTCCAGTTCGCCCACCATCTGGTGCTGTTCGACCTGCCGGCCCACCCGGACCTGCTGGAACAGCGCATCGGCCGCCTTGACCGGATCGGCCAGAAGCACACCATCCAGCTCCACGTGCCCTACCTGGAAACCAGCCCCCAGGAACGCCTGTTCCAGTGGTACCACCAGGCCCTGAACGCCTTCCTCGCCACCTGCCCCACCGGCAACGCCATCCAGCAGCAGTTCGGCCCGCGCCTGCTGCCGATGCTCGAAGGCGGCGACGACAATGCCTGGGACGCCCTGGTGGAGGAAGCCGAAGGCGAGCGCAAGCGCCTGGAAGGTGAGATGCACAACGGCCGCGACCGCCTGCTGGAGCTCAACTCCGGCGGCGCGGGCGAAGGCGAGCGCCTGGTGGAGGACATCTTCGAGCTGGACGACCAGTTCGCCCTGCCCATTTATATGGAGAGCCTGTTCGAAGCCTTCGGCATCGACAGCGAAGACCATTCCGAGAACGCCCTGGTGCTCAAGCCCGGCGAGAAGATGCTGGATGCCGGCTTCCCCCTGGGCGACGACGAGGGTGTGACTGTCACCTACGACCGCAACCAGGCGCTGTCCCGCGAGGACATGCAGTTCCTCACCTGGGAACACCCCATGGTGCAGGGCGGCATGGACCTGGTGCTGTCCGGTTCCATGGGCAACACCGCCGTGGCGCTGATCAAGAACAAGGCGCTCAAGCCCGGCACCGTGCTGCTGGAACTGCTCTACGTCAGCGAAGTGGTCGCCCCGCGTGCCCTGCAGCTCAGCCGTTTCCTGCCGCCCAGGGCCCTGCGCTGCCTGCTGGATGCCAACGGCAACGACCTGGCCTCCAAGGTGGGCTTCGATACCCTGAACGACCAACTGGAAAGCGTGCCCCGTGGCAGCGCCAACAAATTCGTCCAGGCCCAGCGCGATGTGCTTGCCGCACAGATCAACGCCGCCGAAGCCAAGATCGCCCCACGCCATGCCGAGCGCGTAGCCGAGGCCCAGCGCCGCCTGAAGGCCGAACTGGACGAAGAACTGGCCCGCCTCACCGCCCTCCAGGCGGTGAATCCGAGCGTGCGCGACAGCGAGCTGGAAGCCGTCCGTCACCAGCGTGACGAAGGCCTGCAACTGCTGGACAAGGCCGCCCTGCGGCTGGAGTCGATCCGGGTGCTGGTGGCGGGGTAA
- a CDS encoding alpha/beta hydrolase, with the protein MSYFENDGCQIHFEDYGRGAPVLLVHGLGSSTRDWEYQIPALAARFRVIALDVRGHGRSDKPRERYSIASFAEDVEALIEHLGLINVHLVGISMGGMIGFQLGVDRPDLLRSLTIVNSGPEVKPRSPGDLLEIAKRWTLSRLLSLESIAKALGRLLFPLPGQEELRRKIEERWPQNDKRAYLSALDAIIGWGVRDRLERIHCPTLVVTADRDYTPVAQKEAYVKELPDARLVIIENSRHATPLDQPEAFNTTLLDFIDEVERNKDPKPC; encoded by the coding sequence ATGTCCTACTTCGAGAACGATGGCTGCCAGATCCACTTCGAGGACTACGGCCGCGGCGCTCCGGTGTTGCTGGTCCACGGCCTGGGCTCCAGTACCCGCGACTGGGAGTACCAGATTCCCGCCCTGGCCGCGCGCTTCCGGGTGATCGCCCTGGACGTCCGTGGCCACGGCCGCTCCGACAAGCCCCGCGAGCGCTACAGCATCGCCAGCTTTGCCGAAGACGTGGAAGCGCTGATCGAGCACCTGGGGCTGATCAACGTGCACCTGGTGGGCATCAGCATGGGCGGCATGATCGGCTTCCAGCTCGGTGTCGACCGCCCGGACCTGCTGCGCAGCCTGACCATCGTCAACAGCGGCCCCGAGGTGAAACCACGCTCGCCCGGGGACCTTCTGGAAATCGCCAAGCGCTGGACCCTCTCCCGCCTGCTGAGCCTGGAGAGCATCGCCAAGGCCCTCGGACGCCTGCTCTTCCCGCTGCCCGGACAGGAGGAGCTGCGACGCAAGATCGAGGAGCGGTGGCCGCAGAACGACAAGCGCGCCTACCTTTCGGCCCTCGACGCCATCATCGGCTGGGGCGTACGGGACAGGCTCGAGCGTATCCACTGCCCGACCCTCGTGGTCACCGCCGACCGCGACTACACCCCGGTCGCCCAGAAGGAGGCCTACGTCAAGGAACTGCCTGACGCACGCCTGGTCATCATCGAGAATTCCCGCCACGCCACCCCGCTCGACCAACCTGAAGCTTTCAACACCACCCTGCTCGACTTCATCGACGAAGTGGAGCGCAACAAGGACCCGAAACCATGCTGA
- a CDS encoding GNAT family N-acetyltransferase — MPIQTLSRLDDLDPQHWDALLPDDQPFLRHAFLSTLEESGSVGGRSGWHPAHHLLRGERGELRAALPAYLKSHSYGEYVFDWAWADACQRAGIRYYPKLLAAVPFTPVGGARLLAVDDAAAEALLDAVVADVAADGLSGLHINFTDAFADHHLRGREGWLERLGCQFHWRNHGYRDFQDFLDALSSRKRKQIRKERDQVAGQGIEFQWRQGHELDEADWDFVYACYANTYRVRGQAPYLTRTFFSLLAQRMPEAIRVVLALQNSRPVAMAFSLVGGDTLYGRYWGCLAEFDRLHFETCFYQGIDQAIAIGLQRFDAGAQGEHKLIRGFEPVITRSWHWLSHPGLRAAVDDFLVQERGGVLAYAEEARGLLPFRRD, encoded by the coding sequence ATGCCGATCCAGACCCTTTCCCGCCTCGATGATCTCGATCCGCAGCACTGGGATGCCCTGCTGCCGGACGACCAGCCGTTCCTGCGCCACGCGTTTCTTTCCACCCTGGAGGAGAGCGGCAGCGTGGGTGGCCGCAGTGGCTGGCATCCGGCGCATCACCTGTTGCGCGGAGAGCGCGGTGAGCTGAGGGCCGCGCTGCCGGCCTACCTCAAGAGTCATTCCTACGGCGAATACGTGTTCGACTGGGCCTGGGCCGATGCCTGCCAGCGAGCGGGCATCCGCTATTACCCCAAGCTGCTGGCTGCGGTGCCGTTCACCCCGGTCGGCGGGGCGCGCCTGCTGGCGGTGGATGACGCGGCCGCCGAAGCGCTGCTGGATGCGGTGGTGGCCGATGTCGCCGCCGACGGCCTTTCCGGTCTGCATATCAATTTCACCGATGCCTTTGCCGACCACCACCTGCGCGGCCGCGAGGGCTGGCTGGAGCGCCTGGGCTGCCAGTTCCACTGGCGCAATCACGGCTACCGGGACTTCCAGGATTTCCTCGATGCGCTGAGTTCGCGCAAGCGCAAGCAGATCCGCAAGGAGCGCGACCAGGTGGCGGGGCAGGGGATCGAGTTCCAATGGCGCCAGGGCCACGAACTGGATGAAGCGGACTGGGATTTCGTCTACGCCTGCTACGCCAACACCTACCGGGTGCGGGGCCAGGCGCCCTATCTGACGAGGACGTTCTTCAGCCTGCTGGCGCAACGGATGCCGGAAGCGATTCGCGTGGTACTGGCGCTGCAGAACAGCCGGCCGGTGGCCATGGCCTTCTCGCTAGTGGGGGGCGACACCCTGTACGGGCGCTATTGGGGCTGTCTGGCGGAGTTCGACAGGCTGCATTTCGAGACCTGCTTCTACCAGGGTATCGACCAGGCTATCGCCATTGGCCTCCAGCGCTTCGATGCTGGAGCTCAGGGCGAGCACAAGTTGATCCGGGGATTTGAGCCGGTGATCACCCGCTCCTGGCACTGGCTGTCCCATCCCGGCTTGCGAGCCGCGGTGGACGATTTCCTGGTGCAGGAGCGGGGTGGGGTGCTGGCCTACGCAGAAGAAGCGAGAGGCCTGCTGCCCTTCCGGCGGGATTGA
- a CDS encoding LysR family transcriptional regulator, translated as MKAPRVTLDQWRTLQAVVDHGGFAQAAEATHRSQSSVSYTVARMQEQLGVPLLRIEGRKAVLTEAGEVLLRRSRQLVKQASQLEELAHHMEQGWEAEVRLVVDAAYPNARLVRALSAFMPQSRGCRVRLREEVLSGVEEVLLEGSADLAITTLDIQGHLGAGLCSVEFIAVAHPDHPLHRLQRQINFQDLESQLQVVIRDTGRTQPRNVGWLGAEQRWTVGSLSTAANFVSSGLGFAWLPRHLIERELTEGQLKPLPLEQGGSRHPSFYLYSNKDKALGPASQILVELIKTFDSAPLDVPFAAPISSV; from the coding sequence ATGAAAGCCCCGCGCGTAACCCTGGATCAGTGGCGAACCCTGCAAGCGGTGGTGGACCACGGCGGTTTCGCCCAGGCAGCGGAAGCCACCCACCGCTCGCAATCCTCGGTGAGCTACACCGTGGCGCGCATGCAGGAGCAACTGGGTGTTCCGCTCCTGCGTATCGAGGGCCGCAAGGCGGTGCTCACCGAAGCCGGCGAAGTGCTGCTGCGGCGCTCGCGGCAACTGGTCAAGCAGGCCAGCCAGCTGGAAGAGTTGGCCCACCACATGGAACAGGGCTGGGAAGCCGAGGTGCGCCTGGTGGTGGACGCGGCCTACCCCAACGCCCGCCTGGTGCGTGCCCTCTCCGCCTTCATGCCGCAGAGCCGTGGTTGCCGCGTGCGGCTGCGGGAAGAAGTGCTGTCCGGGGTCGAGGAAGTGCTGCTGGAAGGTTCGGCGGACCTGGCCATCACCACCCTGGATATCCAGGGCCACCTGGGCGCTGGGCTTTGCTCGGTGGAGTTCATCGCCGTCGCCCACCCCGACCATCCCCTGCACCGCCTGCAACGGCAGATCAACTTCCAGGACCTGGAAAGCCAGCTGCAGGTGGTGATCCGCGACACCGGCCGTACCCAGCCGCGCAACGTCGGCTGGCTGGGGGCTGAACAGCGCTGGACCGTGGGCAGCCTGTCCACCGCCGCCAACTTCGTCAGCAGTGGCCTGGGCTTCGCCTGGTTGCCGCGCCACCTGATCGAGCGAGAACTCACGGAAGGCCAGCTCAAGCCGCTGCCCCTGGAGCAAGGTGGCAGCCGTCACCCCTCGTTCTACCTGTATTCAAACAAGGACAAGGCCCTGGGCCCGGCTTCGCAGATCCTGGTCGAACTGATCAAGACCTTCGACTCGGCGCCGCTGGACGTCCCATTCGCCGCGCCGATTTCCAGCGTCTGA